In the Haloferula helveola genome, one interval contains:
- a CDS encoding YebC/PmpR family DNA-binding transcriptional regulator — translation MAGHNKWSKVKHIKARVDVIRGKVFSKCAHEIAIAARDGGGDPTMNPRLRAAIDGAKAVSMPKDNIERAIKKGTGELGGEAIQEVSYEGYGPQGIAFLIEAATDNLNRTAADIRSIFTKGGGSVATPGSVAYQFDRKGEITLPAEALGEDEVMEAAILAGADDVRSDEEGHILLTAPTELYAVSSALRESGHEPASEKLVSIPQNPTVIDDLEQAKQVLKLYEKLDEHPDTMNVFTNFEVSDDVLATLDA, via the coding sequence ATGGCAGGTCACAACAAGTGGTCAAAAGTTAAGCATATCAAGGCACGGGTCGACGTGATCCGTGGCAAGGTGTTCAGCAAGTGTGCCCATGAAATCGCCATCGCGGCCCGCGATGGTGGCGGTGACCCGACGATGAATCCCCGGCTGCGCGCGGCGATCGACGGCGCCAAGGCCGTCTCGATGCCGAAGGACAACATCGAGCGCGCAATCAAGAAGGGCACCGGAGAACTCGGAGGTGAAGCCATCCAAGAGGTGAGCTACGAGGGTTACGGACCCCAGGGAATCGCTTTCCTGATTGAGGCGGCGACCGACAACCTGAATCGGACGGCTGCGGACATCCGCTCGATCTTCACGAAAGGTGGGGGGAGCGTCGCGACACCCGGAAGCGTCGCCTACCAGTTCGACCGGAAGGGTGAGATCACGCTGCCGGCCGAAGCGCTGGGTGAGGACGAAGTGATGGAGGCCGCGATTTTGGCAGGCGCCGATGACGTACGCAGCGATGAGGAAGGTCACATCCTGCTGACGGCTCCGACGGAACTCTACGCAGTCTCCAGCGCGCTTCGTGAGAGCGGCCATGAGCCGGCTTCCGAGAAACTCGTTTCTATTCCGCAGAATCCCACCGTGATCGACGATCTGGAGCAGGCCAAGCAGGTCCTGAAGCTGTACGAGAAGCTCGATGAGCATCCCGACACCATGAATGTGTTCACCAATTTCGAGGTCAGCGATGATGTGCTCGCGACGCTTGATGCCTGA
- the trpS gene encoding tryptophan--tRNA ligase, giving the protein MRILTGLQPSGKLHVGNYFGAMEPAVNLQEKGEAFYFIANYHAMTTVRNPDELREFTRELAVDFLACGLDPERAVFFRQSDVPEVNELAWILSTVCPVSMLEKAHSYKDKTAKGISPNHGLFAYPVLMAADILLYDSNLVPVGKDQKQHLEMTRDLAGKVNEAYGEGTLVVPEPMIREGVAVVPGLDGQKMSKSYGNTLPLFGDEKPSKKLIMRIVTDSTPVEDPKPVDGSLILPLFRLFADDEAYRRMEEDHRNGGCGYGDFKKRLAEAYWDYFEPMRRRRTELLADPGYVDSVLAAGAEKARNAASLVMDRVRKAVGLA; this is encoded by the coding sequence ATGCGAATCCTGACCGGCCTCCAACCGAGCGGCAAACTCCACGTCGGCAACTATTTCGGCGCGATGGAGCCGGCGGTGAACCTCCAGGAGAAGGGGGAGGCATTCTACTTCATCGCCAACTACCACGCGATGACGACGGTGAGGAATCCGGACGAGCTCCGGGAGTTCACCCGTGAACTCGCGGTCGATTTCCTGGCCTGCGGCCTCGATCCGGAGAGGGCTGTGTTCTTCCGCCAATCCGACGTGCCGGAAGTCAACGAGCTCGCATGGATCCTTTCGACGGTGTGTCCGGTCAGCATGCTCGAGAAGGCGCACTCGTACAAGGACAAGACCGCCAAGGGCATTTCTCCGAACCACGGCCTGTTCGCCTACCCGGTGCTGATGGCCGCGGACATTTTGCTCTACGACTCGAACCTGGTCCCGGTCGGCAAGGACCAGAAGCAGCACCTCGAGATGACGCGCGACCTCGCGGGTAAGGTCAACGAGGCATACGGCGAAGGAACTCTCGTCGTTCCCGAACCCATGATTCGCGAGGGAGTCGCTGTCGTGCCGGGACTCGATGGTCAGAAGATGAGCAAGAGCTACGGCAACACCCTGCCGTTGTTCGGCGATGAAAAGCCGTCGAAAAAGCTGATCATGCGGATCGTGACTGACTCGACTCCTGTCGAGGACCCGAAGCCGGTCGACGGCTCGCTGATCCTGCCGTTGTTCCGTCTGTTTGCCGACGACGAGGCCTACCGGAGAATGGAGGAGGACCACCGCAACGGAGGATGTGGCTACGGCGACTTCAAAAAGCGTCTTGCAGAGGCTTACTGGGACTACTTCGAACCGATGCGACGCCGGCGCACCGAGTTGCTGGCCGATCCGGGCTACGTCGACTCGGTCCTCGCTGCGGGTGCGGAAAAGGCGCGAAATGCGGCCAGCCTCGTGATGGACCGGGTAAGGAAGGCCGTTGGTCTCGCCTGA
- a CDS encoding AhpC/TSA family protein gives MPRVLIAAGVFHLLFGVWANFWPNLYFDWIGCDRPNHPMLWRGVGLLSAAFGCGFLIASRSPVRHWPLVLMGFLKFNFVIISFITIRIDGPLPYQILGLVVIDDLLWWFPFAAMLWAAAEAHAGRPPSGDPPLTLEEAGQQYHLSTGVTLGAAAKDQVLVLVFLRHFGCTFTRKILRELEDLKREADRHGARLVLVHMLSPGGEKQYLDGKGNIARIADPMCELYRAFDLGKGGFLELFGPRVWLPLIIALFRGCGIGHVAGDGLQLPGAFLFHDNDILAAQRAKTQADLPDLPALFEGLPEPENTESVPA, from the coding sequence ATGCCCCGCGTGCTGATTGCCGCGGGCGTCTTTCATCTGCTGTTCGGTGTCTGGGCCAACTTCTGGCCGAATCTTTACTTCGACTGGATCGGCTGCGACCGTCCCAACCACCCGATGCTCTGGCGGGGTGTCGGACTCCTGTCGGCCGCATTCGGCTGCGGATTCCTTATCGCCTCGCGGTCGCCCGTCCGCCACTGGCCGCTCGTGCTGATGGGGTTCCTCAAATTCAACTTCGTCATCATCAGCTTCATCACGATCCGGATCGATGGTCCCCTTCCCTATCAAATCCTCGGGCTGGTGGTGATCGACGACCTCCTCTGGTGGTTCCCTTTCGCCGCCATGCTGTGGGCAGCGGCGGAAGCGCACGCCGGACGACCACCGTCCGGCGACCCTCCGCTCACGCTCGAGGAAGCAGGCCAGCAGTATCACCTGTCGACCGGCGTCACGCTCGGTGCCGCCGCCAAGGACCAGGTGCTTGTCCTTGTGTTCCTCCGGCACTTCGGCTGCACCTTCACACGCAAGATTCTCAGAGAACTTGAGGACCTGAAACGGGAGGCGGACCGACACGGCGCGCGACTCGTCCTCGTTCACATGCTGTCACCCGGCGGTGAGAAGCAGTATCTTGATGGAAAGGGCAACATCGCGCGAATCGCGGACCCGATGTGCGAACTCTACCGTGCCTTTGACCTCGGAAAGGGTGGCTTCCTCGAGCTCTTCGGTCCGCGGGTGTGGCTGCCCCTGATCATTGCCCTGTTCCGGGGATGCGGGATCGGCCATGTCGCCGGCGACGGCCTCCAACTTCCGGGCGCGTTCCTTTTTCACGACAATGATATCCTCGCGGCGCAGCGGGCAAAGACCCAGGCCGACCTCCCTGACCTTCCCGCCCTGTTCGAAGGGTTGCCAGAGCCGGAGAACACTGAAAGCGTCCCGGCATGA
- a CDS encoding SDR family oxidoreductase yields the protein MSSPLEGRTLLLTGASSGIGRVTASMAMARGATVLGVTRRPSSLPSGVRPIEADLTRREDILEIFQKVDRIDALVNCAGMAYLSRIIDGNPADWEEMWRVNVFALTLCSQLALRHFPKTGGRIVNVSSMSGHRVPPTGGFYAPTKFAVRAITDSMRLEIKAAGLPVQVGCVSPGFVDTPLLEHYFRGREDSLQKTRQAMTMLEPEDVARCIITMLETPAHVEIGDILLRSSDQKV from the coding sequence ATGAGCAGCCCACTTGAAGGACGCACCCTGCTTCTGACCGGGGCATCAAGCGGCATCGGACGTGTGACGGCCTCGATGGCGATGGCACGTGGCGCGACGGTGCTTGGCGTGACGCGCAGACCTTCGTCACTTCCATCGGGTGTCCGGCCGATTGAGGCCGACCTGACCCGGCGCGAAGACATCCTTGAAATCTTCCAGAAGGTCGACCGGATCGATGCTCTGGTGAATTGCGCCGGCATGGCCTACCTGTCGCGCATCATCGATGGCAATCCGGCCGACTGGGAGGAGATGTGGCGGGTCAACGTGTTCGCTCTCACGCTCTGCTCCCAACTCGCCCTCCGCCATTTCCCCAAGACCGGAGGACGGATCGTAAACGTGTCCTCAATGAGCGGTCACCGGGTGCCGCCGACCGGTGGGTTCTACGCACCCACCAAGTTCGCCGTGCGGGCGATCACCGACTCCATGCGTCTTGAAATCAAGGCGGCCGGGCTTCCGGTCCAGGTGGGCTGTGTCTCGCCGGGGTTCGTCGACACGCCACTGCTGGAGCACTACTTCCGTGGCCGGGAGGATTCCCTGCAGAAGACCCGGCAGGCCATGACCATGCTGGAACCCGAGGACGTGGCCCGCTGCATCATCACGATGCTCGAAACCCCGGCACACGTGGAAATCGGCGATATCCTGCTCCGCTCCTCGGACCAAAAGGTCTGA
- the plsY gene encoding glycerol-3-phosphate 1-O-acyltransferase PlsY — translation MQLWICPILAFLLGSIPFGLIIARMKGIDIRAHGSGNIGATNVLRIVGKKYGITCLFLDLLKGYIPMVIAINLIQIDGKAIVPHLGFLDSLAMELPASEQFKGQLVHVVTALCAILGHNYSPWVGFKGGKGIATSAGVVLGLMPFAVILLIAVWGLLFLITRYVSVASIGAAAALPVLTHVGARFHKNDAGVSLWEADTWNKPLFFFSVVIAALAIWKHRTNIRRLMDGTEHRFTPKSKA, via the coding sequence ATGCAGCTCTGGATCTGCCCCATCCTCGCTTTCCTTCTCGGATCGATTCCCTTCGGCCTGATCATTGCCCGAATGAAGGGCATCGACATCCGGGCCCACGGCTCCGGGAATATCGGCGCAACGAATGTTCTTCGGATCGTCGGCAAGAAATACGGGATCACCTGTTTGTTCCTCGATCTTCTCAAGGGCTACATCCCGATGGTGATCGCGATCAACCTGATCCAGATCGACGGCAAGGCGATCGTTCCGCACCTCGGGTTTCTTGACTCGCTCGCAATGGAGCTTCCGGCGTCGGAACAGTTCAAAGGACAACTCGTCCACGTCGTGACCGCCTTGTGCGCGATCCTCGGCCATAACTATTCGCCATGGGTGGGATTCAAAGGAGGCAAGGGCATCGCCACCTCCGCGGGCGTCGTCCTCGGGCTCATGCCTTTCGCGGTCATTCTGCTGATCGCCGTCTGGGGCCTTCTCTTTCTCATCACCCGGTATGTCTCGGTTGCTTCGATCGGAGCGGCGGCGGCGTTACCGGTTCTGACGCATGTCGGAGCGCGCTTCCACAAGAACGACGCCGGGGTCTCGCTGTGGGAAGCCGACACTTGGAACAAGCCGCTGTTCTTCTTCAGCGTGGTCATCGCCGCCTTGGCGATCTGGAAGCACCGGACCAACATCCGCCGGCTGATGGACGGCACCGAGCACCGGTTCACCCCGAAATCGAAAGCCTGA
- a CDS encoding NAD(P)H-dependent glycerol-3-phosphate dehydrogenase → MFKSAAILGTGSFGTALAHIIGRQLDSVAMIGRDPDVAATINRDHRNPRYLSSASLPESVTAGTELASAAEHDLVLFCIPTSATRGTVEKLASLGLPKETALLSCAKGIERGTGERMSSIIQQGFPDNPVAVLSGPNHAEEIATDLATCAVIGCRDEELACGLQQLFTASHFRSYTSDDIAGIELGGAIKNIYAIAAGIAAGLGLGDNAIAALVTRALAEMTRLGVQLGGRVETFSGLSGVGDLIATCFSPHSRNHRVGNALGEGKTLEDAVNSLGMVAEGVPNTQSIYEAARAAGARTPIIDAVYAILYEDMPAARALSELLNRDPRPETD, encoded by the coding sequence ATGTTCAAAAGCGCCGCTATTCTCGGAACCGGATCGTTCGGCACTGCGCTGGCCCACATCATCGGGCGCCAGCTCGACTCCGTGGCGATGATCGGGCGCGACCCGGATGTCGCCGCGACCATCAACCGCGACCATCGGAATCCGCGTTATCTGTCCAGCGCATCGTTGCCTGAGTCGGTTACGGCCGGCACGGAACTCGCGTCCGCTGCGGAACACGACCTCGTGCTCTTCTGTATCCCGACCTCAGCCACCCGCGGAACGGTCGAGAAACTCGCCTCGCTCGGCCTGCCGAAGGAGACCGCCCTGCTCTCATGCGCCAAAGGCATCGAGCGCGGTACCGGCGAGCGCATGAGCAGCATCATCCAGCAGGGCTTCCCCGACAACCCCGTGGCCGTCCTTTCCGGTCCCAATCATGCGGAGGAGATCGCGACCGACCTAGCCACTTGCGCGGTGATCGGATGCCGCGACGAGGAGCTCGCTTGCGGGTTGCAGCAACTCTTTACCGCCTCGCATTTCCGGAGCTACACCAGCGACGACATCGCCGGCATTGAACTTGGTGGAGCGATCAAGAACATCTACGCCATCGCCGCAGGCATCGCCGCCGGCCTCGGACTCGGCGACAACGCGATTGCCGCATTGGTCACCCGGGCATTGGCCGAGATGACCCGCTTGGGGGTTCAACTCGGCGGGCGTGTCGAAACATTCTCCGGACTGTCAGGGGTCGGCGACCTCATCGCCACCTGCTTCTCTCCCCACTCCCGAAACCACCGGGTCGGCAACGCACTGGGCGAAGGCAAAACCCTTGAGGATGCGGTCAACTCGCTGGGCATGGTCGCCGAGGGCGTTCCGAACACCCAATCGATCTACGAAGCCGCACGAGCCGCCGGAGCCCGCACACCGATCATCGATGCGGTTTACGCAATCCTCTACGAGGACATGCCGGCCGCACGCGCTCTGAGTGAACTGCTCAACCGCGACCCCCGACCGGAGACCGACTGA
- a CDS encoding YqaA family protein: MTAVSETEKRPGIIRRLYHWTISWADRPGGTWALFLIAFAESSFFPIPPDVLLLALCFGARKKWAKYALVCTAGSVLGGIAGWLIGWGLAESVAQPLLNFFDGDGHTQEKIQTWYADYGFLGILIAAITPIPYKVFTIASGLFHYSLPQLIIASIIGRGFRFFVVAGIIRIFGPKVRPFIEKHLEWCFLGLGALVVIGILAIKFLH; this comes from the coding sequence ATGACTGCCGTCTCCGAAACCGAGAAGCGGCCGGGCATCATCCGGCGTCTGTATCACTGGACCATTTCGTGGGCCGACCGCCCCGGGGGAACGTGGGCGCTTTTCCTCATCGCCTTCGCAGAGTCGTCGTTCTTCCCCATTCCACCCGACGTGCTGCTCCTCGCCCTCTGCTTCGGAGCGCGAAAGAAGTGGGCGAAATACGCACTGGTCTGCACGGCAGGGTCGGTCCTTGGCGGGATCGCCGGCTGGCTGATCGGTTGGGGACTTGCCGAGTCGGTCGCGCAGCCCCTGCTGAACTTTTTCGATGGCGACGGCCACACCCAGGAGAAGATCCAGACCTGGTATGCGGACTATGGATTCCTGGGCATCCTGATCGCCGCGATCACCCCGATCCCCTACAAGGTCTTCACCATCGCCTCCGGCCTGTTCCACTACAGCCTGCCTCAGTTGATCATCGCATCGATCATCGGCAGAGGATTCCGCTTCTTTGTCGTCGCGGGCATCATCCGGATTTTCGGCCCCAAGGTGCGCCCCTTCATCGAGAAGCACCTCGAATGGTGCTTCCTCGGACTCGGGGCGCTGGTCGTGATCGGAATCCTCGCGATCAAATTCCTCCACTGA
- a CDS encoding outer membrane lipoprotein-sorting protein — MKQWISTTLAVAVLAMPAFSQTAEQLMERARLAATLQQADLTGNISGPGGKTNVALFLKGKNIQFQFLENKKWVPFHLRLGGNQFDLFEFKDGKTLRFPNEKLRQPIAGSDLTYEDLSFRFLYWPKPSLLGDERVGPHNCYKIRVNNPGAGGAYSVVYVWVHKEFGAFMKIEGFDRNGTRLKRFEVDGVMKLSDGSYTLKEMTVATMNGDRAASRSKLRFDKPTRTAPGGGPR, encoded by the coding sequence ATGAAACAATGGATTTCAACGACCTTGGCGGTGGCGGTGCTGGCGATGCCGGCGTTCAGCCAGACCGCCGAGCAGCTCATGGAGCGCGCCCGGCTCGCCGCGACTCTTCAGCAAGCCGATTTGACGGGCAACATCAGCGGGCCAGGGGGGAAGACGAATGTCGCGCTGTTCCTGAAAGGGAAGAACATCCAGTTCCAGTTTCTGGAGAACAAGAAGTGGGTACCCTTTCACCTCCGTCTTGGTGGTAACCAATTTGACCTGTTCGAGTTCAAGGACGGCAAGACCTTGAGATTCCCCAACGAGAAACTCCGGCAGCCGATTGCGGGAAGCGATCTGACTTACGAGGACCTGTCGTTCCGGTTCCTCTACTGGCCCAAGCCGTCACTGCTGGGTGACGAACGGGTCGGTCCCCACAACTGCTACAAGATCCGGGTCAACAATCCCGGTGCCGGTGGTGCCTATTCCGTCGTTTACGTCTGGGTCCACAAGGAGTTCGGCGCCTTCATGAAGATCGAGGGATTCGATCGGAACGGCACCCGTCTCAAGCGATTCGAAGTGGATGGCGTGATGAAGCTTTCGGACGGAAGCTACACGCTGAAGGAAATGACGGTCGCGACGATGAATGGCGACCGCGCGGCCAGCCGGAGCAAGCTTCGCTTCGACAAGCCGACGCGGACGGCCCCCGGTGGCGGACCCCGGTAG
- a CDS encoding phosphoribosylformylglycinamidine synthase — MHRIFVEKRPAFANAARHLLRELRESLELPALDGLRIVQRYDLDGLTDSEFDLAVRNVLAEPQVDTASTTLEIPANQHAFAVEYLPGQFDQRADSAAQCIQILTGKERPKVASAYVILLEGNITEGDLERIKDYVINAVDSHEASLELPETISVPTPTPADVAILEGFESLDPAELRKELGLAMSPEDVAFCQNYFRDEEGRPPTITEIRMLDTYWSDHCRHTTFLTKIDKVEFAPGTEPVQRAWETYRQVRKDLGREDRPVTLMDIALIGMRELRASGELDNLEVSEEINAASIVVPVEITPTPGSSFSDPVREEWLVMFKNETHNHPTEIEPFGGAATCLGGCIRDPLSGRSYVYQAMRVTGAADPRTPFAETLPGKLPQRKICQIAAEGYSSYGNQIGLATGQVTEVYHPGYVAKRMEIGAVVAAAPRSNVFRGTPASGDLILLIGGRTGRDGVGGATGSSKEHDDSALENSAEVQKGDAPTERKIQRLFRKADLAKRIKVCNDFGAGGVSVAIGEIAPSLDINLDAVPKKYDGLDGTELAISESQERMAVCVDPADRDFFIAESAKENLECTHVATVGDHGRLRMTWRGKTIVDLSRAFLDTNGVQQSASIRVESPTASKEPADIPSISAGVLADLNHCSQKGLGEMFDGSVGAGTVLWPFGGDHQLTPPDAMVAKLPLLEGDTDSCTYMSWAYDPYRSSDSPFHGAAWAVTESALKCVAAGARLSDIRLTLQEYFPKLGSDPSRWGLPFAALLGAFDAQHGLRLAAIGGKDSMSGSFNDLDVPPTLVSFALAPGMASLALSPEFKQAGSKVSVVEITPTEENLPDYPAVLASSAALHELNRSGGIISMKYIGAAGLEHALATCCFGNGLGFEASSALPKASGISAFLIEHGEPLPASLGAVAIGSVTEQPSLLLEPAGVPVALDDLREQWTGALESVYPTRAEEPAAALQEVPLAGATRPTGSTSHAAPKVIIPAFPGTNSEYDSAKAFNEAGAEAEILVLRNLTPEALDESLQALADRIRASQILMLPGGFSAGDEPDGSAKFIAAVLRSPRVADAVMDLLQNRDGLILGICNGFQALIKTGLVPYGEIREPAADAPTLFHNDIGRHVSCYAHTRVTSVLSPWLAACEEGDIHRIPVSHGEGKLVADAETISRLAAAGQIATQYCDSAGNPSMEIRFNPNGSLAAIEGITSPCGRVFGKMGHTERRGTHVARNIPGEKHQPLFRAGVQWFA, encoded by the coding sequence ATGCACCGAATCTTCGTCGAGAAACGACCCGCTTTCGCCAACGCTGCCAGACACCTCCTGCGGGAACTCCGCGAATCGCTCGAACTCCCGGCGCTCGACGGACTGCGGATTGTCCAGCGGTACGATCTCGATGGTCTCACCGACTCGGAATTCGACCTCGCCGTCCGCAACGTCCTCGCCGAACCGCAGGTCGATACCGCGTCAACCACACTCGAGATCCCCGCGAACCAGCACGCCTTCGCCGTGGAGTATTTGCCGGGTCAGTTCGACCAACGCGCCGACTCGGCCGCCCAGTGCATCCAGATCCTCACCGGCAAGGAGCGCCCGAAGGTCGCGTCAGCCTACGTGATCCTGCTCGAGGGGAACATCACCGAAGGCGACCTCGAACGGATCAAGGACTACGTGATCAATGCGGTCGATTCGCACGAGGCTTCGCTCGAGCTGCCCGAAACGATCAGCGTGCCGACCCCCACCCCGGCCGATGTCGCGATTCTGGAAGGCTTCGAAAGCCTGGATCCGGCCGAACTGAGGAAGGAACTTGGTCTCGCGATGTCCCCGGAGGATGTCGCCTTTTGCCAGAACTACTTCCGCGACGAGGAAGGTCGTCCACCGACGATCACCGAGATCCGGATGCTCGACACCTACTGGTCGGACCACTGCCGGCACACGACCTTTCTCACGAAGATCGACAAGGTGGAGTTCGCACCCGGCACTGAACCTGTTCAGCGGGCTTGGGAAACATATCGGCAGGTCCGCAAGGATCTTGGCCGGGAGGATCGTCCCGTCACCCTGATGGACATCGCGCTGATTGGCATGCGCGAGCTCCGGGCCAGCGGTGAACTCGACAATCTGGAAGTCTCCGAAGAAATCAACGCCGCTTCCATCGTGGTGCCGGTCGAGATCACGCCGACACCCGGATCCTCCTTCTCCGATCCCGTCCGGGAAGAGTGGCTGGTGATGTTCAAGAACGAGACGCACAACCACCCGACCGAGATCGAGCCGTTCGGTGGTGCGGCGACCTGTCTCGGAGGATGCATCCGCGACCCGCTTTCGGGCCGCTCCTATGTCTACCAGGCGATGCGGGTCACGGGGGCCGCGGATCCCCGGACACCCTTTGCGGAAACCCTTCCAGGCAAGCTTCCCCAGCGCAAAATCTGCCAGATCGCGGCGGAGGGATACTCGTCGTACGGCAACCAGATCGGACTCGCGACCGGTCAGGTCACCGAGGTCTATCATCCGGGCTATGTCGCCAAGCGCATGGAAATCGGCGCAGTCGTCGCCGCGGCTCCCCGGTCGAATGTCTTCCGCGGCACTCCCGCGTCCGGCGACCTGATTCTGCTGATCGGCGGCCGCACGGGCCGGGACGGCGTCGGCGGCGCGACCGGCTCGTCGAAGGAGCACGATGACTCCGCACTCGAGAACTCAGCCGAGGTCCAGAAGGGCGACGCACCGACCGAACGCAAGATCCAGCGACTCTTCCGGAAGGCGGATCTGGCGAAGCGGATCAAGGTTTGCAACGACTTCGGCGCCGGTGGCGTTTCCGTGGCAATTGGCGAAATCGCTCCCTCGCTCGACATCAACCTCGATGCCGTACCGAAGAAATACGACGGCCTCGATGGAACCGAACTCGCGATCTCCGAGTCACAGGAACGCATGGCGGTCTGCGTCGATCCCGCGGACCGGGATTTCTTCATCGCCGAGTCCGCGAAAGAGAACCTCGAGTGCACCCATGTGGCGACGGTCGGAGACCACGGCCGCCTGCGGATGACCTGGCGCGGAAAGACCATCGTCGATTTGTCCCGTGCCTTTCTCGACACAAACGGCGTCCAGCAATCCGCCTCGATCCGCGTCGAATCGCCGACCGCATCGAAGGAACCGGCGGACATCCCCTCCATTTCGGCCGGAGTCCTCGCGGATCTCAATCACTGCTCCCAGAAGGGGTTGGGCGAGATGTTCGACGGCTCGGTCGGAGCTGGCACCGTCCTGTGGCCCTTCGGCGGGGATCACCAACTCACGCCCCCGGACGCGATGGTCGCCAAGCTGCCTTTGCTCGAGGGCGACACCGACTCGTGCACCTACATGAGCTGGGCCTACGATCCTTACCGTAGTTCCGACTCCCCATTCCACGGCGCCGCGTGGGCGGTCACCGAGTCTGCGCTGAAGTGTGTCGCAGCGGGCGCACGGCTCTCCGACATCCGCCTGACACTTCAGGAGTACTTTCCGAAGCTGGGTTCGGATCCGAGCCGATGGGGGCTTCCGTTTGCCGCGCTGCTCGGCGCGTTCGACGCCCAACACGGCCTCCGTCTCGCCGCCATCGGAGGCAAGGACTCGATGTCGGGCTCTTTCAACGATCTCGACGTGCCGCCAACCCTCGTCTCCTTTGCACTCGCTCCCGGCATGGCCAGCCTCGCGCTCTCCCCGGAGTTCAAGCAGGCCGGCTCGAAGGTCAGCGTGGTTGAGATCACGCCGACCGAGGAAAACCTGCCAGACTATCCGGCAGTTCTGGCAAGCTCCGCCGCACTCCACGAGCTCAACCGATCGGGCGGAATCATCTCGATGAAGTACATCGGCGCCGCCGGCCTCGAGCATGCCCTCGCGACCTGCTGCTTCGGCAATGGTCTGGGATTCGAGGCCTCCTCGGCCTTACCGAAGGCGAGCGGCATCTCCGCGTTCCTCATCGAGCATGGCGAGCCACTGCCCGCTTCTCTGGGTGCCGTGGCAATCGGCAGCGTAACCGAGCAGCCCTCCCTCCTTCTTGAGCCTGCGGGTGTCCCGGTCGCACTTGACGATTTGAGGGAGCAATGGACCGGGGCCCTCGAGTCCGTCTACCCGACCCGGGCGGAGGAACCTGCCGCCGCTTTGCAAGAGGTTCCGCTCGCCGGAGCCACTCGCCCCACCGGCTCCACTTCCCACGCCGCACCGAAGGTCATCATTCCCGCCTTCCCCGGTACCAACTCCGAATACGACTCCGCCAAGGCCTTCAACGAAGCCGGAGCGGAAGCGGAGATCCTCGTGTTGAGGAATCTCACTCCCGAGGCACTCGACGAGTCACTCCAAGCCCTCGCGGACCGGATCCGTGCATCGCAGATCCTGATGCTCCCCGGTGGCTTCAGTGCCGGGGATGAACCCGACGGCTCGGCGAAGTTCATCGCCGCCGTCCTTCGCAGCCCCAGAGTCGCCGATGCGGTGATGGATCTTCTCCAGAATCGCGATGGTCTCATCCTCGGCATCTGCAACGGCTTCCAAGCGCTGATCAAGACGGGCCTGGTTCCCTACGGTGAGATCCGGGAGCCCGCCGCTGATGCGCCGACCCTGTTCCACAACGACATCGGTCGCCACGTTTCCTGCTACGCTCACACGCGTGTGACGTCCGTCCTGTCGCCGTGGCTGGCCGCCTGTGAGGAAGGCGACATTCACCGGATCCCGGTCTCTCACGGTGAAGGCAAGCTCGTCGCGGACGCCGAGACCATCAGTCGTCTGGCCGCCGCCGGACAAATCGCGACCCAGTACTGCGACTCGGCCGGAAATCCTTCGATGGAGATCCGTTTCAATCCCAACGGCTCCCTTGCGGCCATCGAGGGCATCACCAGCCCCTGCGGCCGGGTTTTCGGCAAGATGGGACACACCGAGCGTCGCGGCACTCACGTCGCTCGCAACATCCCGGGCGAAAAACACCAGCCCCTGTTCCGGGCCGGAGTCCAGTGGTTCGCCTGA